One genomic segment of Tenrec ecaudatus isolate mTenEca1 unplaced genomic scaffold, mTenEca1.hap1 Scaffold_3790, whole genome shotgun sequence includes these proteins:
- the LOC142436518 gene encoding translationally-controlled tumor protein-like — MIIYRDLISRDELFSDVYKIWEITGGLCLEVEGTMVRRAQGHIYDALIGGNASAEGPEGYGPEHKVVTDVDIVMNHHLQETSFTKEAYKRYIKDYMKSLKGKLEERKPERMKPFMTGAAEQIKHILANFKKYQFFQGENTIPDSMVALLDYREGGGTPYMIFFKDGLEMEKC; from the coding sequence ATGATCATCTACCGGGACCTCATCAGCCGAGATGAGCTGTTCTCTGACGTGTACAAGATCTGGGAGATCACGGgcgggctgtgtctggaagtggagggCACCATGGTCCGCAGGGCCCAAGGCCACATCTATGACGCGCTCATCGGCGGCAACGCATCCGCCGAAGGCCCCGAGGGCTACGGGCCCGAGCACAAGGTGGTCACCGACGTGGACATCgtcatgaaccatcacttgcaggaGACCAGCTTCACCAAGGAGGCCTACAAGAGGtacatcaaggactacatgaaatccCTCAAAGGCAAGCTGGAGGAGCGGAAGCCGGAACGCATGAAGCCCTTTATGACCGGGGCTGCCGAGCAGATCAAGCACATCCTCGCCAATTTCAAGAAATACCAGTTCTTTCAGGGCGAGAACACGATTCCCGACAGCATGGTGGCCCTGCTGGACTACCGCGAGGGCGGCGGGACCCCGTACATGATCTTCTTCAAGGACGGCTTAGagatggagaagtgctga